CGTCGACAGCGTGCTCGACAGCCGGGTCGTGCGCCAGGTCGACCGCGACTACCAGGTCGTCGACAAGATCTCGGAGGAGTTCAACAAGCGCGTCACCGACAGCGCGTTCCTCAGCCAGGTCTTCGGCGGTGTGCTCGGCGCGGGCCGGGCCGTGGTCACCGGGGTGTTCCAGTTCTTCACCGTCATGATCCTGACGCTGTTCTTCCTGGGGAACCTGCCGAAGATCAAGCGCGCGTCCTTCGAGATGGTCCCCGCCTCACGCCGCCCGCGCGTGGTCTCCCTATCGGAGGAGATCATGCGGCGCGCCGGCTCCTACGCCATCGGCCAGGTCGCGGTGGCGACGATCAACGCGATCCTGAGCTGGGTCATGATGTCGATCGTCGGCATCCCGTATGCCGCGGTGCTGGCGGTGCTCGTCGGCATCCTGGGGCTCGTGCCCATGGTGGGTGCCACCCTCGGCGCCGCCCTGGTGTGCACGGTCGCCCTCTTCGACGAGCCGCGCAAGGCGATCATCGCCCTCGTCTACTACATCGTCTACCAGCAGGTCGAGAACTACCTCGTGGTGCCGCGCATCATGCAGCGCACCGTCTCGGTGCCGGGCGCCGTCACGGTCGTCGCCGCGCTCGCCGGGGGCACCCTGCTCGGCGTGCTCGGCGCCCTGCTCGCCATCCCGATCGCCGCCGGCCTGCTGCTGCTCTACGAAGAGGTGCTGCTCCCCCGCCAGCGGAGGCACTGAGGCCTCGCGTCCGTGAACGCGGACTCACCTCGTGGTGCGGGCGGCCTCGCTGGGGCTAGCGGCCGAGGAGCTCGCGCCAGCGCACCCGGTGGCCGGTGATCACGAGCGCGCGCCGGTAGACCGCCGACCCGGCATACACGAGGAGCACCGCCGTGGCCGCGGTGAGCGCCATCGCGGTCACCAGCTGCCAGACCGGCACCTCGCCGCCGGACCACCGGATCGGCATCGCCATCGGAGCGCTGAGCGGGAACATCGAGATCGCGGTGCCCCACGCGCTGGACGGGTCGCCCATCACGACGATCACGCTCAGGAGGTAGCCGAGGACGAGCACCGTCGTGACCGGGGCGACCGCGGCGCTGGCGTCGGTGACCTTGTCGACCAGCGCTGCCGACGCGGCGAACAGGAAGGCGTAGAGCGCGAACCCGAGGGCGAACCACACCACGCCCAGGGCGAGGTCGCTGCTGGCCACGGGCGGCAGGCCGACCTCGCCGAGGCGCACCGCGACCGCCAGGGGCGCACCCAGCACCAGCAGCTGCGCCAGGATGGCCGTGCCGACCGCTGCCACGGTGCCGACAAGGATCTGGCTGGGGCGCAGCACCGCCAGCAGCACCTCCGAGACGCGGGTCGACTTCTCCACCGCGACCGCGGTGGAGATGGCGCTGCCGGCGAAGGTCAGCGCGAGGTAGAGGGCGATCCCCACGCCGAAGCCGACGGCGGCCCGCTCCTCGCTGTCGACGCGCCCGACGGTCACCTGCCGTGGGGGCTGGACCGCGCCGACCTGCGCGATCTCCTCCGGGGTCAGGCCTGCTGCGCGCAGCCGCGCGACGGTCTCGACCGTGACGACGGTCTGGGCCACCACCACCGGGAACGTGTGGTCGGCGCCGGGCTCGGTCCAGAGGGTGTCTCCGGCAAGCCCGGCCGTGGCCTCGCCCTCACGCACCGCCTCACGCACGGCCGACGCGTCGCCACGGGGGGCGTACTCGACGGTGAAGTCCCCACTGGTGGCGGCGGAGGCCAGGGCGGCGCGGAGCTCCGTCGGGGCGTCGCCCACAGTGGCCAGCGTGTAGGTCGTGGGCTGGTCGAGCACCAGCTGCGGCACCACGACCGCCGCCACCGACGCCACCAGCAGCACAGCGGTGACGATGCGGAACGTGCGCGAGCGCAGCGTCTCCAGCAGGCTGCGCCGCGCGACCAGCCCCGTGCCCCGCCACCAGCTCATGGGCCGACCTCCTCGAGCACCGGCTCGGATGCGACGGCCGCGAGGAACAGCTCGGAGAGGGTGGGCAGCTCGAGGCCGAAGTCGAGCACGCGACCAGCCGAACGGGCCGCATCGAGGACGGCCAGCGGGTCCGTGCCGCGCGGCACCGTCAGCCGGAGGTCGTCGGCGTGGTCGCTGACCACCTGCACCCCGTCGAGGCCGGCCAGCCACCCCCGGTCGCGCGTCTCGACGTGGAGGCGGAGCCGGCGCTGCCCGGAGGCGGCCCGCAGCTCGGACACCGCGCCCGCCAGCACCGTCCTGCCGTGGTCGACCATCACGATGTCCTCGCAGAGGTCCTGCACGAGGTCGAGCTGGTGGCTCGAGAAGAGCACCAGGCACCCGTCGGCGGCCCGCTGCCGCAGCATGACGGACAGGCCCTCCACGGCCACCGGGTCGAGGCCGGCGAACGGCTCGTCGAGCACGATGACCTCCGGCGCGTGCACCAGCGCCGCGGCCAGCTGCAGCCGCTGCTGCATGCCGCCGGACAACCGGTCGGTGCGCTCGTCCCACCGCTCGCCGAGCTCGAGCTCGTCGAGGAGACCGTGCGCCCGTCGGGTGGCCTCGGCACGCGACAGGCCGTGCAGCCGGCCGAAGTGCACCACCTGGGGGCCGGCAGCCATCGCCGGATAGAGGCCGCGCTCCTGGGGCATGTAGCCCCACGCCCGCCGGTCGTGCACGTCCTCCAGCCGCTGGCCGTCGAGCCACACCTCTCCCCCGTCGGGTGTCAGCACACCGAGCAGGATGCGCATCAGCGTCGTCTTCCCGGCGCCGTTCGGCCCGAGCAGGCCCGTCAGCCGCCCGGGAGGCACCGCGCAGGAGACACCGTCGAGGGCCACGCGTTCCCCGAAGGCGTGCACGACCCGCTCGACCCGCAGGCCCGCTGCCACCTCGCCACCATCCCCCGAGGGCGGGCGCCGCCGACAGGGTCGAAGGTCTCGGCCGGTGTCGGGGATGGGCGCCACGGGTCCGGCGGAAGGTTCGCCCAACCTTCAGCCCGGCGCCGAACCTTCGCCCTCGATGTAGAGGTTGGGCGAACCTTTCGAGGGCGTCGTTCTCGACGCAATCCGGTGGCGCGTGTGCCGGCGCTAGTCCGAGACGCTCGTGCGGTCCTCGGCGTCGACGAAGCGGCGCAGCACCTCGAGGAAGGTCTCCGGCTGCTCGGAGTGCACCCAGTGGCCGGCGCCCTTGATGGTGACGCGCCGCACCCGCGGGAAGTACCCCTGCATGACGTCGGCGTACTCGTCGGTGACGTAGGCCGACGTCTCCCCGGCCACCCAGAGCACCGGCCCCTCGTACTGGGGGGTGCCGGCGAGCTGCTCGGCGGGCCAGCCACCGAGCACCGGCAGGTCGCGGCCGAGCACGTCGAGGTTGGCCTGCCAGCGCCAGCCGTCACCGTCGCGGCGCAGGTTCTGCAGCAGGAAGGCGCGCACCGTCGCGTTGGGCACGGCGTCTGCGAGCGCCTCGTCGGCCTCGGCACGGGTCGTGACGGCGGGCAGGTCCATGCGCTGCATCGCGTCGATGTAGCCCCGGAACTCCCCTGCGTGCCCGCCGTAGTCGACCGGCGAGACGTCCACGACGCACAGCCGCGCGACGAGGTGCGGGTGCCGCAGCGCCAGGGTCATGGCGGCCTTGCCACCCATGGAGTGCCCGACCAGGCTGACCGGGTCGTCGCCGTCGAGCAGCCGGGCGATCCGGTCGGCGACGTCGACGTAGTCGAACTCCTCCGGCCAGGACGACCTCCCGTGGTGCGGCATGTCGACCAGGGTCACCCGGTGCTCGCCGGCGAGCTGCTTGCCGATCTGGGTCCAGTTGCGCCCCTGCCCGAACAGCCCGTGGCAGAAGACGACTCGCGACCCGTGCTCGCCGAGGTCCTTGGTGTGCAGGCTCATCGGATCGACCCCTGGGTGTGGCGCCGGCCCCGGGCGGACCAGCACGGTGAGTGCCAGTGGCGGCGGTCGTCGAGACCGCCCACGCCGTCGGCCGGCCACACCACGACGTGCGGCGTGCCGAGCGCGATGGTGTGCTGGCAGCCGGGGCACAGGTAGGCGCGGCTGGCGCCCGCCCCGGTGACGCGGCGCACGAACCACTCGCCGCCGGCGTACGACTCCCGCTGCGTGAGCCCGCCGAGCGCGCGGTCGACGTTCAGCGGAGCGTCGTCGCGGCGGCGGCGGTTGGCGCGGGGCACGCCCCCATCCTCCCAAACGGGCGGGTATGCCGCGTGGCCGGGACCACGCGGCACAGCCCTCGGTGAGCGGGCTGGCTCAGGCGTAGGTGCGGAAGCCGCGCCCCGTCTTGCGGCCGAGGTAGCCGGCCGTGACGAGGTGCTCGAGCAGCGGCGCCGGCGCGAAGCCCGGCTCGCGGAACTCGAGGTAGAGCTGGCGCTGGATCGCGAGCGCCACGTCGAGGCCGACGACGTCGAGCAGCTCGAACGGGCCCATCGGCAGGCCACAGCCGGTCTTCATCGCGGTGTCGATGTCGTCGGCGCTGGCGTAGTTGGCCTCGAGCATCTTCACCGCGTCGTTGAGGTACGGGAACAACAGGGCGTTGACGATGAAGCCGGAGCGGTCGCCGCAGGTGACGGCGTGCTTGCCGACCTTCGCACACAGGTCCTGCACGGTGGCGACCACGTCGGGGGCGGTCGAGACGGTGGAGACCACCTCGACGAGCTTCATGACCTGGGCCGGGTTGAAGAAGTGCATGCCGACGACGTCCTGCGGGCGCCTGGTCACCGCGGCGCACTCGACGACCGGCAGCGAGGAGGTCGTCGTGGCGAGGATGGCGCCCGGCTTGCAGATCTCGTCGAGGTTCTCGAAGAGGGCCCGCTTGACGCCTAGGTCCTCCACGACGGCCTCGACCACGATGTCGACCTCACGCAGGTCGTCGAGGCTCGTCGTGCCTGTGACGTGGCCGAGCGCCTCGTCGCGGGCCTCCTCCGTGAGCTTGCCCCGCTGCACCGCCTTCTCGAGGCTCTTGGCCAGGGCGGCGCGCACGGCCTCGACCTTGGAGTCGGAGCGGGCCACGAAGACGACGTCGTAGCCGGCCTTGGCGAAGACCTCCACGATGCCGGTGGCCATGGTGCCGGACCCGACCACGCCCACGCGGCTGACCGGACGCTTCTCGACTCCCGCCTCGCCTTCGGGGCGCGGCGTCAGGTGGTCGGCGGCGACCTGCGAGGAGTCGGCCTCGGCGTAGGTGTAGAAGCCCCGGCCGCTCTTGCGGCCCTTGAGCCCGGCGCTGACCATCTGCTTGATGATCGGGCTCGGGGCGTGCAGGCGGTCGCGGCCCTGCTTGTACATCGTGTCGAGGATCTCGTAGGCGGTGTCGAGGCCGATGAGGTCCATCAGCGCCAGCGGGCCCATCGGGTAGCCGCAGCCGAGGCGCATGGCCGCGTCGATGTCCTCGCGGCTGGCGTAGCGGGACTCGAACATCGAGACGGCGTGGTTGAGGTAGCCGAAGAGCAGGGCGTTGGCGATGAAGCCGGCCTTGTCGCCGACGACCACCGGCTGCTTGCCGAGGCGCTGGGCCAGGGCCTTGACGTCCTCGAACACCTCGTCCTCGGTGACGACGGTTCGCACGACCTCGACGAACTGCAGCACGGGCGCGGGGTTGAAGAAGTGCATGCCCACGACCCGCTTGGGGTTGCTCGTGGCGACCGCGATCTCGGTGACCGGCAGGCTCGAGGTGTTGGTGGCCAGCACCGCGTCGGGCGCCACGATGCCGTCGACCTTGGCGAAGATCTCCTTCTTGAGGTCGAGGTGCTCGGGCACCGCCTCGACCACGAGCTGGCAGTCCTCGAGGTCGCCGAGGTCGGCGGTGAAGGTGACCCGCCCGTGCAGCGCCGCCTGGTCCTCGGCGGTCAGCTTGCCGCGGCTGACCGCGCGGTCGGTGGAGTGCTGCAGGTGGGCGCGGCCCCGCTCGACCGCGGCGTCGTCGACGTCGACGGCCACGACGTCGATGCCGTTGCGGGCGAACACCTCCACGATGCCGGCACCCATCGTGCCGAGTCCGACCACACCGACGCTGCTGAAGTCACGAGCCATAGGCGCGAGTGTGTCAGAGGCGGTATGCCGCGGGGAGACCCCCTCGGCGTGACCCTCCCCACCCCGGGTGGCGAGCGCTGCGGCAGGCGCCGACCCGGCGCGGTCACCAGGTGAAGCCGGCCCCCACCAGCGAGGTCTCGGCGGCCAGGCGCTGGTCCTGGGTCAGCGGCGTGCCGATCGGGCTCGCCGTGCCGGGCAGCGGGACCTCGAGGCTGCGGCAGGCCTCGAGCAGCACGTAGTCGTAGGCCGCGGTGGCCGCGCGCAGCCGCATGGCCTTGGCGGGGAGGTCGCTGCTGTCGATCCGCTGGACCTCCGCGCCCAGCCGGCGAAGCTCAAGGCCGAGCAGCACCGGCGGCAGCGGCTCGGGCTCACGGCGGCGCCTGCGGAGGCGGTGGGGCAGGCGGGGACGGACCCGGTCGGCCACCCACCGCACCGAGCGGGGCGGCCGTCCGGTGGCGAACCACTCCAGCACCGACCACGCCGCGCCGAACGTCGCGACGATCACCCCGCACAGGGCGAGGTAGGCCAGCAGGTTCACCATCGAACTCACCTCTACCTCGAGTCTGCGCTGCCCACGGCCGGGCGTGCAACGGGGCGACCGGCCCGGGTTAGGGTGTCGGACTGTGCGTCTGGTGATTGCGAAGTGCAGCGTCGACTACGACGGGCGGCTGAGCGCCCACCTCCCCCTGGCGACCCGTTTGCTGCTGGTCAAGGCCGACGGCTCGGTGCTGGTGCACAGCGACGGCGGCTCCTACAAGCCGCTGAACTGGATGTCGCCGCCGTGTGCCATGGCCGAGCTCTCCCCCGAGGACCACGAGGTGACCGACGGTGTCTCCCTGGTGTGGCAGGTGCAGCACGCCAAGTCGGAGGACCGGCTGCGCGTGCTCATCCACGAGGTGCTGCACGACACCTCCCATGAGCTCGGCGTCGACCCCGGCCTGATCAAGGACGGCGTCGAGGCCCACCTGCAGAAGCTGCTGGCCGAGCACATCCACACCCTCGGCGACGGCTACACGCTGGTGCGCCGCGAGTACATGACGGCCATCGGCCCGGTCGACATCCTGTGCAAGGACCACCTCGGCGGGTCGGTGGCCGTCGAGATCAAGCGGCGCGGCGACATCGACGGCGTCGAGCAGCTGACCCGCTACCTCGAGCTGATGAACCGCGACCCGCACCTCGCCCCCGTGACCGGCGTCTTCGCCGCCCAGGAGATCAAGCCCCAGGCGCGCACCCTCGCCCAGGACCGCGGCATCCGCTGCGTCACGCTCGACTACGACGCGCTGCGCGGCATCGACGACACCACGACCCGCCTCTTCTAGCGGGACCCTCTCCCCTGCCGGACTCCTCTCCGGTTCGGGGTGTTGCCGCGCGCTATCGCCCGCGGCAACACCCCGAACCGGGAAGGGTCAACGCAGGGCGACGAGCTCGAGGAGCCGGGCGGCCTCGGCCTGCACGGCGTCGCGCGCCGGGCCGAGGTACTTCCGAGTGTCGACGAGCCGCGGGTCGACGTCGAGCCGGGCGCGCACGGTCGCGGTGAAGACGGCGTTCAGGTGCGTGGCGATGTTGACCTTGGTCATGCCGGCCCGCACCGCGGCTGCGAGGCCTTCGTCGGGCACCCCTGACGAGCCGTGCAGCACGAGCGGGACGTCGACCTGGCCCCGGATGGCGGCGATGAGATCGAGGTCGAGCTCGGCGGTGCGCTCGGTCATCGCGTGCGAGCTGCCCACGGCCACCGCGAGCGCGTCGACCCCCGTGTCCCGGGCGAAGGTCGCCGCCTCCTCGGGCCGGGTGCGCACCCCGGGCGCGTGCACGCCGTCCTTGCCTCCGATCTCCCCGAGCTCGGCCTCGACGCTGACGCCCCGGGCGTGGCAGCGCTCGACGACGGCCCGGGTCACCGCGCGGTTCTGCCCGTCGTCGAGCTTCGAGCCGTCGAACATGACCGACGTGAAGCCCAGGCCGAGCGCCTCGTCGACCAGCGGCTCGCTCACCGCGTGGTCGAGGTGCAGCACCACGGGCACGGTCGCGCGCTCGGCGAGCACCTTCGTGGCGGCCGCGACCGGGGCGAGCGACCCGTGGAAGGCCACGGTGTTCTCGCTGACCTGAAGCACCACGGGCAGGCCCACCTGCTCGGCCGCGCGGGTCAGCGCCTCGGCGTGCTCGAGGTGGATGACGTTGAACGCGGCCACTCCCCGCCCCTCCGCCCGGGCTTCGCGCAGGACGTCATGGAGCGGGGTGAGCACGGCGGTCCTCCTGGGGTGACGGCTGGACTGGTGACGGCTGGACTGGAGACGGCTCGGTGGGGTCCTGCTGCAGCCGCACGAGCGGGCGCAGGCGGTCGACGTCGTCGGGCCGGACTCTCCCGGCCAGGGGGTGGAGCACTGCGGCGGCCGACCAGGCGACGGCGTCGGCCAGGACGTCCCGCACTCCTCGACCACTCGCGAGCCCGGCCGCCAGGGCAGCAACGGCGGCGTCGCCGGCACCGGTGGGGTTGCCCGCCAGCGGCTGCTCCAGCCCGGCGCGCACCACCTCGCCGGTTGCCGTGACGTCGACCAGGCCGTCAGGGCCGGCGGACACCACGACCTCGCGCGCTCCCCTCTCGATCAGCGACCGCGCGCCGGCGACCGGGTCCGCCGCCCCGGTGACCTCGGCGAGCTCTTCGCGGTTGGGCTTGACCAGGTCCGGATTCGCCGGCAGGGCGGCCAGGAGCGCCTGCGCCGAGGAGTCGACGACGGCGAGCGCGCCGACCTCGTGGGCGGCGCGCACCACCGCGGCATACGCATCGGCGGGTATGCCGCGGGGCAGGCTTCCCGAGGCGACCACCACGTCGGGACGCGCCTCGGTGAGCAGCGCGCGCAGGTCGGCGAGGAAGGCCCGCCACTCCCGGTCGGTGACGGTGGGTCCGGGCTCGTTGAGCACGGTGGCGTCGCGGTCGGCCTCCGACACGACCGCCACGGCGCGGCGCGACTCCCCCGCGCACGGCGAGAAGCGGTGGGCGAGGCCGCGGGCGTCGAGGTCGGCCCGGACCCGCTCGCCGGTCCCGCCGCCCAGCAGCCCCGTGGCGATGACCGGCACGCCCCGGCCTGCCAGCACGGAGGCGACGTTGACGCCCTTTCCGCCGGCCACCTCGGTCACCGAGGTGACCCGGTGGCTGCGGTGCAGCTCCAGGCGCGCGACCGTGTAGGTGACGTCGAGAGCCGCGTTGAGGGTGACCGTGACGATCACGTCACGTCCCAGGCGAGGCAGGCGGCGCCGAGGCACCCGGCCCGGTCGCCGAGCGCTGCCCGGGCTATGGCCGGAGGGCGCTGGAAGGTCAGGGCGCCGGTCACGTCGCGGCGCAACGGCTCGAGCAGGAGGTCGCCGCTCTGCGCCAGCCCGCCACCGACGAGCACGAGGTCGACCCCCGTGAGGGTCACCACCATGACCACGGCGCGGGCCAGGGCACCGACAGCATGGTCCCAGACCGCCACGGCGTCCGGATCCCCCTGCGCCACAAGGGCGCCGATCTCCTTGGCGGTGACCTGCTCGGCCGGCCCGAGGCGGTGGGCGTAGGCCCGCTCGATGGCCGAGGCGGAGCTGACCGCCTCAAGACAGCCACGGGCGCCGCAGCCGCACACCGGCCCCCCGGGCTCGACGACCACGTGGCCCAGCTCGCCGGCATACCCACCGGCGTGCAGCACGCGCCCGTCCACCATGAGCGCACCGGCGATGCCCGTGCCGAGCGGCACGAACATGGCGTGGTCGGCGCCACGCGCCGCTCCCCACCTCGCCTCCGCCACCAGGCCGGCCCGCACGTCGTGGCCGAGGGCCACGGGGATGCCGAGCGCCGACTCCAGGGGCGACACGACGTCGAGGTCGCGCCAGCCCAGGTTGGCCGAGAACACCGCCACCCCACGCGCGTCGTCGACGAGGCCGGGCACCACGACGCCGCAGCCGCCGAGTCGTGCGGCGAGGCCCTTCTCGGTCGCCTGCGCGAGCAGGGCGGCCACCGTGTCGGTCACCGCGACCACCAGCGCTCCCGGGTGGCCGAGGTCGCGCGGCGTCGGGACAGTGGCGGAGACCAGCTCGGTCCCGCTGCGGTCGACCAGGGCCGACTTGATGCGCGTGCCGCCGACGTCCACGGCGGCGACGACGTCGACCGGGGCGGACCCCTCGACGCTCACGAGACCTGCTCGACGGTGACCCCGGCCGCACGCAGCGCCCGGACGTCGTCGTCCGGGGCGGACGGGTCGGTCACCAGCACGTCGATCCTCGCGGTCGGGCAGATCCGGGCGAAGGCCCGTCGCCCCACCTTGTCACCCGTGGCCACCACCACCACCCGGTCGGCGCGCTCCACCATGAGCGCGTTGATGCCGGCCTCTCCCTCGTGGCGGCACGTCGCCCCGGCCTGGGCCGAGACGCCGTCGACGCCGAGGAAGACTGTGTCGAGCCACAGCTCGTTCAGCACCATCGACGCGAGCGGACCGGACAGCTCGTACGACTCCTGCCGGGCGACCCCGCCGAGCGTGACGCACCGGATGAACGGGCGCAGCACCATCTCGGTCGCGATGTTGAGCGCGTTGGTGACGACGGTGATGGCCGGGCGCTGCGCCGAGCTCGCGAGGTCGGCACGCGCCGCGAGGCGCCGCGCCGTGGCGCTCGTCGTGGTGCCGCCGTTGAAGCCGACGACCGAGCCCTCGAGTGCGAGCTCCGCTGCGGCAGCGGCGATCCGGTCCTTGGCGGTGTCGCCGGAGGACTGCTTGTAGCGGGCCGGCAGGTCGTAGGCCACGGCCGTCGCCACCACCCCTCCGTGGGTGCGCGTCACCAGCTGCTGGGCCGCCAGCTCGCCGAAGTCGCGCCGCACGGTGGCCTCCGAGACGCCGAGCGCCTCGACGACCTGCGCCACGCTGAGCCGTCCGTGCTCGGCGAGCAGCCCGAGCAGGGCGCTCCAGCGGCTGCCGCGGTCCAGGGGTCGTCCGCGTTCCGGGACCGGGTCGGCGACGTCGCTGAGCTCAGTCACTTCACCGAGCCAGCCGTGAGGCCGCCCACCAGGTGCTTCTCGATCACCGCGAAGAGCACGACCACCGGCACGATCGCGATCACCGCGGCTGCGAACAGCTGGTCCCAGTGCTGCTCGTAGCCGGTGACGTAGGACGTGATGCCCACGGTGAGCGGCTTCCTCGACTCGTCGAGCATGAGGGTCAGCGCGACGACGTACTCGTTCCAGGCCGCGATGAACGTGAAGATCACCGCGGTCACGATGCCCGGCAGGGTCAACGGCAGCATCACCCGCCGCAGCGTGCCGAACCGGCTGCAGCCGTCGAGGTTGGCCGCCTCCTCGACCTCCTTGGGGATGGAGGCGAAGAACCCGTGCAGGATCCACACCGCGAAAGCCAGGTTGAACGCCGCGTTGGTCAGGATCAGCGCGCCGTAGGTGTTGACCATGTTGAAGTTGAACCACTCGCGGTAGATGCCGACCACCAGCGCGGTGGGCGAGAACATCTGGGTGACGAGCACGAGCAGCAGGAACGCCATGCGCCCCGGGAAGCGGAACCGCGCGGTGTAGTAGGCCGCCGGGATCGAGGCGAGGATGACGATCAGTGTCGAAGCGCCCGCCACGATGAGCGAGGTCTTCAGCCAGTTGAGGAAGCGCTCGTCGGTGAGGACCTGCGCGTAGGTCGAGAGCTGCCAGTCCCGCGGCAGGAAGGTCGGCGGCGTCTGCACGACGTCGCCGCTCGGCCGCAGCGAGTTGAGCACCATGACGATGTAGGGGACGAGGAAGACCAGCGCCAGGGCTGCGCCGGCCACCGGCAGCACCCAGCCGCGGTGCCGTCGCCAGCCGGTGTGCGCGGTGCCGGCACCGGTCTCGGTGACCGTGCTCATGCCGTCTCCTCCCGCCATCTCGTGAACCTCAGGTAGACCATGACGACGACCAGGATCAGCAGCACGTTGAAGACGCCCGCGGCGGCCGACATGCCCACGTCCTTCTCGGCGCTCTTGAACGCCAGCTTGTACATGAAGGTGATCGTCGTGTCGTGCGCGAAGCCGGGGTTGCGGTCGTTGAGCGTGTAGATGATCGGGAACGAGTTGAAGACGTTGATGATGTTGAGCACCGCGGCCACGAGCAGCGCGGGGCGCAGCAGCGGCAGGGTGATCCGCCACCAGGTCTGGAACGGGCTGGCGCCGTCGACGCGGGCCGCCTCGTAGACCTCGGTGGGGATGGCGTTGAGGCCGGCCACGAACACGTAGGCCGTGAACGGGATGGACACGAACACCCCGACGAGGACCATCGAGGGCATGATCCAGGCGTCACTGCCGAGGAAGTCGACGGGACCCAGCCCGACCTTCGAGAGCAGCAGGTTGGCGGTGCCGTAGTAGAAGTCGTAGATCATCACGAACGTCTTGGCCGTGATGACCACCGAGGCCGCCCAGGGCACGATGATCGCCCAGCGCACCAGCTTGCGGCCGCGGAACTCCTTGGTGAGGAACTGGGCGACGCCGAGGCTGATGACGACGGTCAGGGCGACCACGGCGACGACCCACACGACGGTGTTGGTCAGCACCGTGCCCAGCATCGGGTGGTCGAGCACAGCGCTGTAGTTGGTCCAGCCCGCGTCGCCGAGGCGCAGGCCGGTGATCGAGAACTCGCTCATCGACGCCCGCACCAGCTCGATGGCCGGGTACACCACGACGCCGGCGATGAGCAGCAGCGCCGGGCCGAGCCACAGCAGTGCCGAGCCGAGGGACGCCCGGTCGCCTCGGGCCTTGCTCGGGGTGCGGGTCCGGGAGCCTCCGCCGCCCGCCGGCGTTCCTGCTCGGTCGGCGCCACCCGCGGTGGTGGCCGCGGGCGCACCCGCGGCCACCACACCAGACTGCTGGTCAGGCACGGTCAGCTGCCGCTCTCGGCCTGCTTCTGCAGGTCGTCGAGGACCTTCTTCGGGTCGCCGCCGCTGCCCACGGCGGTACCGAGGTTCTGCTGCACGGCGAGCTTGACCTTGTCCCACGTCGGGTCGTCG
This Knoellia sp. p5-6-4 DNA region includes the following protein-coding sequences:
- a CDS encoding hexose kinase is translated as MIVTVTLNAALDVTYTVARLELHRSHRVTSVTEVAGGKGVNVASVLAGRGVPVIATGLLGGGTGERVRADLDARGLAHRFSPCAGESRRAVAVVSEADRDATVLNEPGPTVTDREWRAFLADLRALLTEARPDVVVASGSLPRGIPADAYAAVVRAAHEVGALAVVDSSAQALLAALPANPDLVKPNREELAEVTGAADPVAGARSLIERGAREVVVSAGPDGLVDVTATGEVVRAGLEQPLAGNPTGAGDAAVAALAAGLASGRGVRDVLADAVAWSAAAVLHPLAGRVRPDDVDRLRPLVRLQQDPTEPSPVQPSPVQPSPQEDRRAHPAP
- a CDS encoding ROK family protein, with the translated sequence MSVEGSAPVDVVAAVDVGGTRIKSALVDRSGTELVSATVPTPRDLGHPGALVVAVTDTVAALLAQATEKGLAARLGGCGVVVPGLVDDARGVAVFSANLGWRDLDVVSPLESALGIPVALGHDVRAGLVAEARWGAARGADHAMFVPLGTGIAGALMVDGRVLHAGGYAGELGHVVVEPGGPVCGCGARGCLEAVSSASAIERAYAHRLGPAEQVTAKEIGALVAQGDPDAVAVWDHAVGALARAVVMVVTLTGVDLVLVGGGLAQSGDLLLEPLRRDVTGALTFQRPPAIARAALGDRAGCLGAACLAWDVT
- a CDS encoding DeoR/GlpR family DNA-binding transcription regulator, translating into MTELSDVADPVPERGRPLDRGSRWSALLGLLAEHGRLSVAQVVEALGVSEATVRRDFGELAAQQLVTRTHGGVVATAVAYDLPARYKQSSGDTAKDRIAAAAAELALEGSVVGFNGGTTTSATARRLAARADLASSAQRPAITVVTNALNIATEMVLRPFIRCVTLGGVARQESYELSGPLASMVLNELWLDTVFLGVDGVSAQAGATCRHEGEAGINALMVERADRVVVVATGDKVGRRAFARICPTARIDVLVTDPSAPDDDVRALRAAGVTVEQVS
- a CDS encoding carbohydrate ABC transporter permease — translated: MSTVTETGAGTAHTGWRRHRGWVLPVAGAALALVFLVPYIVMVLNSLRPSGDVVQTPPTFLPRDWQLSTYAQVLTDERFLNWLKTSLIVAGASTLIVILASIPAAYYTARFRFPGRMAFLLLVLVTQMFSPTALVVGIYREWFNFNMVNTYGALILTNAAFNLAFAVWILHGFFASIPKEVEEAANLDGCSRFGTLRRVMLPLTLPGIVTAVIFTFIAAWNEYVVALTLMLDESRKPLTVGITSYVTGYEQHWDQLFAAAVIAIVPVVVLFAVIEKHLVGGLTAGSVK
- a CDS encoding sugar ABC transporter permease yields the protein MPDQQSGVVAAGAPAATTAGGADRAGTPAGGGGSRTRTPSKARGDRASLGSALLWLGPALLLIAGVVVYPAIELVRASMSEFSITGLRLGDAGWTNYSAVLDHPMLGTVLTNTVVWVVAVVALTVVISLGVAQFLTKEFRGRKLVRWAIIVPWAASVVITAKTFVMIYDFYYGTANLLLSKVGLGPVDFLGSDAWIMPSMVLVGVFVSIPFTAYVFVAGLNAIPTEVYEAARVDGASPFQTWWRITLPLLRPALLVAAVLNIINVFNSFPIIYTLNDRNPGFAHDTTITFMYKLAFKSAEKDVGMSAAAGVFNVLLILVVVMVYLRFTRWREETA